In Pengzhenrongella sicca, a single genomic region encodes these proteins:
- a CDS encoding SDR family oxidoreductase, protein MVGRNGLAEDFAGAAVFLASRASSYVTGQAVFVDGGFSIH, encoded by the coding sequence ATGGTCGGCCGCAACGGTCTGGCCGAGGACTTCGCGGGTGCAGCAGTGTTCCTGGCGAGCCGCGCGTCTAGTTACGTGACTGGGCAGGCGGTCTTCGTCGACGGCGGGTTCTCCATTCACTGA
- a CDS encoding IS110 family RNA-guided transposase → MQAIVAGIYQFVVGVDTHAATHTFAVVAAPNGALVDQVTFPTSPAGLRRALAWIARRTGGDLDAVLVAAEGTGSYGAVLSDVLGQAGYRVVEAPTPKRERGRGKTDALDAVLAARATMATPVTMLRDRRAGQVQAALAVLTVARDQLNADRLRCINALTAIVRSHDLGLDARRALTAPQVAAIAGWRRRDEGLGQATARVEAVRLAKRIVDLTAELGHNRDQVTEIVVQQAPELLDLPGVGPVTAAVILTVWSHPGRVRTEAAFAQIAGTCPIPASSGNTVRHRLNRGGDRRLNRAFNTIVLTRMRIDPDTRAYIDRRRAEGKTTKEIRRCLKRYTTRQIYRTLAVAHPTPEMITSAA, encoded by the coding sequence TTGCAGGCCATCGTGGCTGGCATCTACCAGTTCGTCGTCGGGGTAGATACCCACGCCGCTACCCACACCTTCGCTGTCGTCGCCGCCCCGAACGGTGCCCTGGTGGATCAGGTCACCTTCCCGACCTCGCCGGCAGGGTTGCGTCGCGCGCTGGCGTGGATCGCGCGGCGCACCGGCGGTGACCTCGACGCCGTGCTGGTCGCCGCAGAGGGCACCGGCTCCTACGGTGCTGTCCTGAGTGATGTGCTCGGCCAAGCGGGCTACCGAGTTGTGGAGGCACCGACACCCAAGCGTGAGCGGGGCCGGGGCAAGACCGACGCCCTGGACGCGGTACTCGCGGCCCGCGCGACGATGGCGACGCCCGTGACGATGCTGCGTGATCGTCGCGCGGGCCAGGTCCAGGCCGCGTTGGCGGTGCTGACCGTGGCGCGTGACCAGCTCAACGCCGACCGGCTGCGGTGCATCAACGCGCTCACCGCGATCGTGCGCAGCCACGACCTCGGTCTCGACGCACGGCGCGCCCTGACCGCACCCCAGGTCGCTGCGATCGCCGGCTGGCGGCGGCGCGACGAGGGCCTCGGCCAGGCGACGGCGCGGGTTGAGGCCGTCCGCCTCGCCAAGCGGATCGTCGACCTCACCGCCGAGCTCGGCCACAACCGCGACCAGGTCACCGAGATCGTCGTCCAGCAGGCACCCGAACTGCTCGACCTGCCTGGCGTCGGCCCGGTCACCGCCGCCGTGATCCTGACGGTCTGGTCCCACCCCGGCCGGGTCCGGACCGAGGCCGCATTCGCTCAGATCGCGGGCACCTGCCCGATCCCGGCATCCTCCGGCAACACGGTCCGCCATCGACTCAACCGCGGCGGCGACCGTCGACTCAACCGGGCGTTCAACACCATCGTGCTCACCCGCATGCGCATCGACCCTGACACCCGCGCCTACATCGACCGGCGCCGGGCCGAGGGCAAGACGACCAAGGAGATCCGCCGATGCCTCAAGCGCTACACCACCCGGCAGATCTACCGCACCCTGGCCGTCGCGCACCCAACTCCCGAGATGATCACCTCAGCGGCTTGA